In Carya illinoinensis cultivar Pawnee chromosome 10, C.illinoinensisPawnee_v1, whole genome shotgun sequence, one DNA window encodes the following:
- the LOC122280155 gene encoding L-type lectin-domain containing receptor kinase S.4-like yields the protein MAKFLRFLSAFIFLSIPVSSQITELFFPGFSDVGTNITLNGIAEIQKTGILKLTNDTTRLMGHGFYTSPFQFKNSTNGEAFSFSSSFAFVTVPEYPKLGGHGLAFTISTSKDLKALPSQYLGLLNASDVGNFTNHLFAVEFDTVQDFEFGDINDNHVGIDINSLQSNASAAAAYFTDDSTKQDLYLKSGKPIQAWIDYDSAEHVFNVTISPSSVKPRKPILSFPVDLSPILEEFMFVGFSASTGLLASSHYILGWSFKINGQAPALDLSSLPSLPGPKKQHTALTVGVSVAAIVLAVSAISISIYLFRKIKNADVIEDWELELGPHRYSYQELKKATHSFREKELLGHGGFGRVYKGTLPNSKTQVAVKRISHDSKQGLPEFVAEIASIGRLRHRNLVQLLGWCRRRGDLLLVYDFMANGSLDKFLFDEPKEILSWEQRFKIIKGVASGLLYLHEGYEQVVIHRDVKASNVLLDSELNGRLGDFGLARLYEHGTNPSTTRVVGTLGYLAPELPRTGKATTCSDVFAFGAFLLEVACGRRPIEHKAMPEELSLVDWVWDRFIEGNFLDVIDPKLHGQYEEDEVVKVLKLGLMCSNNAPIARPSMRQVVRYLEGEAEISEDLRSPGDYNGGKGHVEGFEEFLHSFAASSYDRMRSYSFNRARGVHASFASLSSSPLSLLNGRRETG from the coding sequence ATGGCCAAGTTTCTTCGATTTCTCTCtgcttttatctttctttcaaTCCCGGTTTCATCTCAGATCACCGAACTGTTCTTTCCGGGATTTAGTGATGTGGGCACCAACATAACCTTGAATGGCATCGCCGAAATCCAAAAAACAGGGATTCTTAAATTAACGAACGACACAACTCGATTAATGGGCCATGGCTTCTATACCTCTCCATTTCAGTTCAAGAACTCCACCAACGGTGAGGCTTTCTCTTTCTCCTCTTCGTTTGCTTTTGTTACTGTCCCCGAGTACCCGAAGCTCGGAGGCCATGGCCTGGCTTTCACTATATCGACCTCCAAGGATCTTAAAGCTCTGCCCAGCCAGTACCTGGGCCTCCTTAATGCCAGCGATGTCGGAAATTTCACCAACCATCTCTTCGCAGTTGAATTCGACACTGTCCAAGACTTCGAGTTCGGAGACATAAACGACAACCATGTTGGCATTGATATCAATAGCTTACAATCCAACGCCTCCGCCGCCGCTGCATATTTCACTGATGATTCAACCAAACAAGATCTTTACCTCAAGAGTGGGAAACCTATTCAAGCGTGGATCGACTACGATTCGGCTGAACATGTTTTCAATGTTACGATTTCGCCATCTTCTGTAAAACCCAGAAAGCCAATCTTGTCATTTCCTGTAGATCTCTCTCCGATCCTTGAAGAATTTATGTTCGTTGGGTTCTCTGCTTCAACGGGTTTGCTCGCTAGCTCACACTACATATTGGGCTGGAGCTTCAAGATTAACGGGCAAGCTCCCGCCCTTGATCTATCTTCACTGCCTTCGCTACCGGGACCCAAGAAGCAGCACACGGCTCTAACAGTAGGAGTTTCTGTTGCAGCTATTGTTCTTGCAGTATCTGCAATCTCTATTTCGATTTACCTGtttaggaaaataaaaaacgcCGACGTAATCGAAGACTGGGAACTCGAACTTGGCCCGCATCGGTACTCTTACCAAGAACTGAAGAAAGCAACCCATAGTTTCAgagaaaaagagctacttgGGCATGGTGGGTTCGGTCGAGTTTACAAAGGGACGCTTCCAAATTCGAAGACCCAAGTTGCGGTTAAGAGAATCTCGCACGATTCCAAACAGGGTCTCCCTGAATTCGTGGCGGAAATTGCTAGCATTGGGCGGCTTCGTCACCGGAATTTGGTTCAATTATTGGGTTGGTGTCGTAGACGAGGCGATCTTCTTCTTGTGtatgattttatggctaatGGGAGCTTAGATAAGTTCTTGTTTGATGAGCCAAAAGAAATCCTCAGTTGGGAGCAAAGGTTCAAGATCATCAAGGGAGTCGCTTCTGGGCTTCTGTACTTACACGAGGGCTACGAACAGGTTGTGATACATAGAGATGTAAAGGCTAGCAACGTATTGCTCGACAGTGAACTCAACGGAAGATTAGGAGATTTCGGGCTTGCCAGATTGTACGAACACGGTACCAACCCGAGCACAACGCGGGTGGTGGGCACTCTAGGCTATCTTGCACCAGAGCTCCCGAGAACAGGCAAGGCCACAACATGCTCTGATGTGTTTGCATTCGGTGCATTTTTGCTCGAGGTTGCCTGTGGGCGCAGGCCCATTGAGCACAAGGCGATGCCTGAAGAGTTGAGTTTGGTGGATTGGGTGTGGGACAGATTCATAGAAGGAAATTTCCTTGATGTGATTGACCCTAAGCTTCATGGGCAGTACGAGGAGGATGAGGTGGTAAAGGTGTTGAAACTTGGGCTAATGTGTTCAAATAATGCTCCAATTGCACGGCCAAGCATGAGGCAAGTGGTTAGATATTTGGAGGGGGAGGCTGAGATCTCGGAGGACTTGAGGTCGCCAGGTGATTACAATGGAGGGAAGGGTCATGTGGAGGGATTCGAGGAGTTTCTGCACTCCTTTGCAGCTTCTTCCTATGACAGGATGAGGTCCTATTCTTTCAATAGGGCCAGAGGTGTGCATGCTAGTTTTGCTTCACTTTCAAGTTCTCCTCTCTCCCTTCTCAATGGCAGAAGGGAAACTGGGTAG